Below is a genomic region from Gillisia sp. Hel_I_86.
TTTTAGGCTCTATTTTTTTATTTGGTTGTTGCTTCGACATTCTTTTTTAATTAGTTTTTAATACTTTGTTTCAATTGAGGTTACTTTGGCATCTCCCCACAAACCCTCTATATCATAATATTCCCTAATATGCTTTTGGAAAACATGAACGACTACGTTCACATAATCCATTAAAATCCACTCGGCATTATCACTTCCTTCTATATGCCAAGGTTTGTCTTTTAGAGATTTGCTTACGGTTTTTTGTACGGAGCTTACAATGGCATTTACCTGTGTGTTTGAAGTACCATTACAGATAATGAAATAATCACAAACAGTGTTTTCAATTTCCCTTAAGTCAAGAATATCAATATCGTTTCCTTTTACTTCTTCTATTCCTTTTATGATATGAGCAATAAGTTGATCGTTGTTCGTTTCTTTTTTTGCCATTAAATTTATTTCTTTGCGCAAAGTTATTACTTTTTAGTCTTTTTAGTGCTCTGTTGTTACAAACATTTAACACCATTCTTAACTACAATTATATATGCATATTATCAAAGTTAGTGCCACCGAATCTACTAATTCCTTGGCTAGGGAATGGTTTAATACTAATAAATATGATTCCCCAATTTGTATTATTGCCAGTAATCAAACTTCTGGAAGAGGACAACGTGGAGCGAGATGGGTTTCCAATGCGGGAGAAAACCTCACATTTAGTGTTATTTACCCAAAGCCAAGCGTGGATATTACAGATCAATTCCTTATTAGTGCTGCTGTGGGATTACAGCTATTAAAGGCATTAAAGCAACTAAAAATTAACAATTTAAAGCTGAAATGGCCTAACGACATTATGGCAGATGGCTATAAAATAGGTGGCGTGCTCATTGAAAATATCCTGCAAAACAATCAAATAGGAGCCAGTATTATTGGAATAGGCCTTAACGTGAATCAAGTTGACTTCCCAGAGCTCCCAAAGGCAGCTTCCCTAAAAAATCTTACAGGAACTATTTATGCTACTGAAGAAGTTCTTTCTGTTATTCTGGAACATTTAGAAAAAATGATAACATCCAATGATAATTCGTTTTTTGAAGCTGTCCTAGAAGATTATGAAACCAATTTATTCCGAAGAAAAAAAGCTTCCACCTTTCAATTAAAAGATGGAAGCTTGCTTATAGGTATTATCTTGGGAGTTACCCCCTCTGGCCTTCTTAAATTAAAAGTGGAAGATGAAGAAATAAGGACGTTCGATCTTAAAGAACTTAAGTTGCTCTTTTAAAGAGCAGCCATGTTTTCGCTTAAGGTGGCAATAAATTTCTTTAACGGGCCCTTTACCATCATCCCCATCATCGCATTGAATTTTCCATCGAATAACAATTGGGCATCACTTTGATCTCCACTTGGTTCAATAATAATATTCAATGAAAAATTGAATTTATCTGATGTGGATCCCAAAACCACTAATTCTGGTTCAACGGTTTCCTTGATTTCCAATTCTATTTCCGGCATTCCTTTTAAGCTAAAAAGAAACGTGTCTGGCTTGGTAACTTCGAATTTCTCGATACTGTCTGGCATCAATTCTTTATAATTCCCTACATCGGTTAGAAAATTATATAATTCTTGCTGACTTTTTTGGGTGGTAACTTTTGGACTTTCTAAATTCATGTTATGGTTTCCATTTGCTGGGATCTTGTCTCCAGGTTTTTAATGTTTCTGCCTCACTGGCATTAATATAGTTCGTTCTTAAAGCGGTTTCTATTAAATGCTCGTAATTCCCCAAGGTATGTAAATCTACCTTTGCTTTTTTGAAATTCTCTTCAGCAATATCAAAGCCATACGTGAAGATGGCAAGTAAACCTTTAATGTTCACATTGGCTTCTCTTAAGGCTTTTACCGCATGAATACTGCTTCCGCCTGTACTAATAAGATCTTCAATTACAACCACATTTTGACCGCTCTCCACATGTCCCTCGATCTTATTTTTTCTTCCATGTCCTTTGGCTTCCGGTCTTACATATACAAAAGGAAGGTTCATATAGTCTGCCACCAGCATTCCAATGCCAATGGCACCAGTAGCTACTCCAGCTATCACATCTGGCTTTCCATAAAGTTCTTCAATTTGCTTGGCAAACTGCTCTCTTATGTAATTTCTAATGGGAGGATAAGAAAGGGTTATTCTATTGTCGCAATAGATTGGCGACTTCCATCCGCTTGCCCAAATGAAGGGTTGTTGTGGTTCCAATTTAATTGCTTTAATTTGCAACAGCAATTCAGCTGTTTTAATTGCTGTTTCTTTATTTAAAATCATACTGCAAATGTATAAAGTTTTTGTAAATGATATCCCTATTATTCTTTCAACCAAGAAAGAAATAGGTGAAAATTATACTGCGTTTCCCATTAAAACGGTTAAGCTGAAGCAGGTTATCCAGAAAATAAATGATGGGGAATTGGTATATGTAAACCTTTATCATAAAAATGAGGAGAAACTCTTTAAACACCTTCTAAAAAAACTCCCTGTGGTTACTGCCGCTGGTGCAATGGTATTTAACGAAAACAAAGAAATTTTATTTATCTACCGTAACAAGCGTTGGGACTTGCCAAAAGGAAAAACCGAAAAAGATGAAAGTTTAGAAGAGTCTGCAATTAGGGAAGTGATGGAGGAGACTGGAGTGCAGGACCTTGAAATTGTTAGGTTCCTTAGAAAGACCTATCATATATTTAAGCGCAAGGATAAATACAGGTTGAAAGTGACACATTGGTACGAGATGAAAACTTCATTTACAGGGGAATTGGTTCCCGAACACTCTGAAGGAATTAAAAAAGTTAAATGGAAGAACTTTGCAAAGTCTCAAAAAGCACTCACAAAATCGTATGCCAATATTAAATTGTTGTTCCCAAAAGAATATCTAACGACTCATCCTAAAGATAGGGTAGCGTAAATAGGCTTTTTCCAACCGACCCGATTTTTTATACAACCAATTCAATTGAGCTGACGAGTTTCGGGAAAATTCTTGGTCGGTATTCTTCTTTTCCTGAAATTCTTCATTTAAAGCAGGATTTTTATCTAGTAGATCCTTTGCGAAATCTTCAAAAACATAGGGTGAAAAGCCTTCTTTTTGTTGAAGCACGGTATCGAAAAAGTTCCAATTAAAGAAAGAATCAGGAGCTGTGGGTTCTAATGTTTCCAATAAATAGCGAACAGAAGGCTGAAAGCTTTTTATATAGAGGTCCCCTTTTCTGAAATTGATACTATCTTTAGTAGTGGTCACTTTGGTTTCGTAATGAGGATAATGACCCTCATAAGGGTTTGGAGAAGTTTTATAATCTTCGATAGTATAGGTTTCCACCCACATGGTGGTATCCTTTTTAAATGCGGTCATCTCTACATTGTTTGCCTTTAAAATGGCTGTCACGTTCCACCAGCCTTGAGGGATAATATAGGCTCGTGGGATTTCGATCTGGCCTTGTGAAATGAAATTGTTGTAATAATCAATTTCTTTTTTGAAAGGCTTTTTTCCATCATATTTTAACCTTGAACTGCCAGTAATTTCGCTGGTGATTTCTTCTCCTTCATATCCCTTAAATTGAAGTTTGGTGATATTTGTACTATCAACTTTAAAATTTACGGGGTAAAAGCGCTCTGTAAGATACTTTCTCTGTGCCCTTGCTCTAAGATCTTTGATCTTTGCCCGATCTCTTTCAGCAATATCTATGACAGATCGTAAAGTTCTATAAGTACCCATCACCCTTTTTTTGTAGGGTTTCAGCATATGGGTTTCTATCATTAGTGCCAATGTATTCCATAAGGCCGCATAGCCGGTAGAATATCTTGGAGTATCCATAAACTGCGTGAACCCTTTTTCAGGAAGCTCGTTATGAACATTTACGTAAGGAGTGATATCCCATTCATTTTCCCATAAGGAGGCTTGCAAAGCAGGCATCATTTTGTTATTGAGATAATCTCCTAATTCCCCACCAAGCTTGTTGTGTTGGGTAAAAAGATGGGAGAGGGTATATTGATAATCTGCACCATTGCTCACATGGGTATCAACAAAAATATCTGGTTTTACTTTATGGAAGATCTCAGAGAAACTTCTGGTATTTTTTGTGTCGGCTTTTATAAAATCGCGGTTGAGATCATAATTACGGGCATTCCCTCTAAAGCCATATTCCTCGGGTCCATTTTGATTGATCCTGCTGGTCGAATTTCTATTAAGCGCACCTCCTATATTGTAAATAGGAATAGTTGCAATAATTGTGTTCTTTGGAATGGGTATGGAATCTTGTGCCAAATCCCGAAAAAGCATCATGGTGGCATCTATGCCGTCGCT
It encodes:
- the pyrE gene encoding orotate phosphoribosyltransferase, translated to MILNKETAIKTAELLLQIKAIKLEPQQPFIWASGWKSPIYCDNRITLSYPPIRNYIREQFAKQIEELYGKPDVIAGVATGAIGIGMLVADYMNLPFVYVRPEAKGHGRKNKIEGHVESGQNVVVIEDLISTGGSSIHAVKALREANVNIKGLLAIFTYGFDIAEENFKKAKVDLHTLGNYEHLIETALRTNYINASEAETLKTWRQDPSKWKP
- a CDS encoding SRPBCC family protein, with product MNLESPKVTTQKSQQELYNFLTDVGNYKELMPDSIEKFEVTKPDTFLFSLKGMPEIELEIKETVEPELVVLGSTSDKFNFSLNIIIEPSGDQSDAQLLFDGKFNAMMGMMVKGPLKKFIATLSENMAAL
- a CDS encoding biotin--[acetyl-CoA-carboxylase] ligase produces the protein MHIIKVSATESTNSLAREWFNTNKYDSPICIIASNQTSGRGQRGARWVSNAGENLTFSVIYPKPSVDITDQFLISAAVGLQLLKALKQLKINNLKLKWPNDIMADGYKIGGVLIENILQNNQIGASIIGIGLNVNQVDFPELPKAASLKNLTGTIYATEEVLSVILEHLEKMITSNDNSFFEAVLEDYETNLFRRKKASTFQLKDGSLLIGIILGVTPSGLLKLKVEDEEIRTFDLKELKLLF
- a CDS encoding NUDIX hydrolase, translating into MYKVFVNDIPIILSTKKEIGENYTAFPIKTVKLKQVIQKINDGELVYVNLYHKNEEKLFKHLLKKLPVVTAAGAMVFNENKEILFIYRNKRWDLPKGKTEKDESLEESAIREVMEETGVQDLEIVRFLRKTYHIFKRKDKYRLKVTHWYEMKTSFTGELVPEHSEGIKKVKWKNFAKSQKALTKSYANIKLLFPKEYLTTHPKDRVA
- the rsfS gene encoding ribosome silencing factor; amino-acid sequence: MAKKETNNDQLIAHIIKGIEEVKGNDIDILDLREIENTVCDYFIICNGTSNTQVNAIVSSVQKTVSKSLKDKPWHIEGSDNAEWILMDYVNVVVHVFQKHIREYYDIEGLWGDAKVTSIETKY
- a CDS encoding M14 family metallopeptidase produces the protein MKKIFIASLLACVFISCDLSKYKLIKEYDFETVFEKSGGTQTPTYPEVIKYYEELDDAFTSVQLTKFGKTDSGEPMHLAIFSPTENFSLDEIRENYTIVLINNGIHPGESDGIDATMMLFRDLAQDSIPIPKNTIIATIPIYNIGGALNRNSTSRINQNGPEEYGFRGNARNYDLNRDFIKADTKNTRSFSEIFHKVKPDIFVDTHVSNGADYQYTLSHLFTQHNKLGGELGDYLNNKMMPALQASLWENEWDITPYVNVHNELPEKGFTQFMDTPRYSTGYAALWNTLALMIETHMLKPYKKRVMGTYRTLRSVIDIAERDRAKIKDLRARAQRKYLTERFYPVNFKVDSTNITKLQFKGYEGEEITSEITGSSRLKYDGKKPFKKEIDYYNNFISQGQIEIPRAYIIPQGWWNVTAILKANNVEMTAFKKDTTMWVETYTIEDYKTSPNPYEGHYPHYETKVTTTKDSINFRKGDLYIKSFQPSVRYLLETLEPTAPDSFFNWNFFDTVLQQKEGFSPYVFEDFAKDLLDKNPALNEEFQEKKNTDQEFSRNSSAQLNWLYKKSGRLEKAYLRYPIFRMSR